The following nucleotide sequence is from Streptomyces leeuwenhoekii.
GGTCCGCCGGGGCGGTCCGCCTCCTCGGACGGCGACGCGGTGCTCGACGCGGTGCGCGACTGCGTCCTGGCCGTCGGGGTCCGCCGGACGACCATGACCGACGTGGCCCGCCGCGCTGGGGTCTCCCGGATGACGCTCTACCGGCGCTGGCCCGATGTGCGCTCCCTGGTCGGCGACCTGATGACCCGGGAGTGGATCGCCGTGGCCACCGGGGCGATGCCCGGGCGGCGCCCGGGCACGGACACCCGGACCCGCCTCGTCGAGGGTCTCGTGGCCGGGGTCGGGGCGTTCCGCGCCCACCCGCTCTTCCACAAGATCGTGGACGTCGACCCGGAGCTGCTCCTGCCCTACGTGCTGGACCGGCGCGGGGCGAGCCAGGAGGCCCTGTTGGGCCTGCTGGCCGACGCGCTGCGGGAGGGCCACGCCGACGGCTCGGTGCGCGCGGCCCATCCCGAGCGGCAGGCACGGTCGGTGCTGCTGGTCGTCCAGTCCTTCGCCCTGTCGCTGCGGACCATGACCGACGCGGACGACCCCGAGCTGAGCGGCGCCGCCTTCCTCGCGGAGCTGCGGACCATCCTGGAAAGGACCCTCACGCCATGAGCCCCGCCGCTCCCCCGGCCCCCCGGTCCTGCCGGTCTTCGCTGTCCGCCGCGCGGCGGACCCGGGACCTGGCCGCCGCCGTCGGCGGTCCGGTCGTGGACGTCCTGGTCGTGGGCCTCGGCGCGACGGGGGCCGGGGCCGCCCTGGACGCCGCGGCCCGGGGCCTGGACGTCGTCGCCGTCGACGCGCACGACCTGGCCTTCGGCACCTCCCGCTGGAGTTCCAAGCTGGTCCACGGGGGGCTGCGCTACCTCGCCTCCGCCCAGTTCGACGTCGCCCACGAGAGCGCGGTGGAGCGGGGTGTGCTGATGGAGCGCACCGCGCCGCACCTGGTGCGCGCCCAGCCGTTCGTCCTGCCCCTCACCCCCTTGGTCTCCCGGGGCCAGGCGGCGCTGGCCTGGGCCGGGTTCCGGGCCGGTGACGCCCTGCGCCTGGCCGCCCGCACGGCCCGCGCCACCCTGCCCGCGCCCCGCAGGCTGTCCGCCGTCCAGACCCGCCGTCTCGCCCCGGCGCTGCGGCCCGCCGGGATGCGCGGCGGCCTGCTGTCCTGGGACGGCCGGCTCACCGACGACGCCCGGCTGGTGACCGCGCTCGCCCGGACCGCCGCCGCGCACGGCGCCCGGATCCTGACCCGGGTACGGGCGCTGGGACTGACCGGGACCGGCGCCCGGGTCCGTGACGAACTCACCGGCGAGGAGGGCGAGATCCGCGCCCGCGCGGTGATCAACGCCTCCGGGGTGTGGGCCGGCGACCTGGTGGACGGCATCCGCATCCGCCCCTCCCGCGGCACCCACCTCGTGCTCCGTTCGGACCGCCTGGGCCCGCTGCCCGCGGGCCTGCACATCCCGGTCCCCGGGGAGACCAACCGCTTCGTCCTCGTCCTGCCCCAGGGCGACGGGCGGGTCTACGTGGGGCTCACCGACGAACCGGTGGACGGGGACGTGCCGGACGTCCCGGAGGCTCCCGAGACGGACATCGGCTTCCTGCTGGACGTCCTGGACTCCGTCCTGGACGTCCCCGTCCACCGCGACGACGTCGTGGGCGCGTTCGCGGGGCTGCGGCCCCTGCTGGACACCTCGTCCGCGCGGCGGGCCGAGGGCGGTCCCCGTACCGCGGACATCTCCCGCCGGCACGCCGTCCTCACCTCTCCGGACGGTGTGATCACCGTCGTCGGCGGCAAGCTCACCACGTACCGCCGCATGGCCGAGGACGCCGTGGACGCCGCCGTCACGGCCCGCCGCCTCGGTGCGGGCCCCTCCCCCACCGCGCGGCTCCCGCTCGTCGGCGCGGCGCCGCCCCGTGTCCTCGGCGCGCTGCGGGCGCCGCGCCGCCTGATCCGGCGCTACGGCACCGAGGCGCCGGACGTCCACGCGCTCGCCGGGCGGGACCCCCTGCTCGGCGAGCCGCTCCTGCCCGGCCATCCCGTCACCGGGGCCGAGCTGCTGTGGGCGGTTCGTCACGAAGGGGCCCTCGACGAGTCCGACCTGCTGGACCGGCGCACCCGGGTCGGGCTTGTCCCCGGCGACCGGGACGCCGCCCTGGCCGCCGTCCGCACGCTGCTGGGCGAGCCGCCGGACTGGCGGCAGGGCTGACGCGGACGCCGGTACCGGCCGGTCCCGCGGCCCGCAGGCCCCGGCCGGCTACCCGGACGCGTCGCCGCGCGGGGCCCGGCGTGGGCCGGTCCCCCGCTCCAAGCTCCGGGCCCGGCGTGGGCCGGACCCCGCTACGGGCCCGGCTCGGCGCCCTGGGCGGCCTCCCGGACCCGCCCTTCCACCGCGTCCCGCGCCTGGCCGCTCTCCTTGGCGTAACCGGTCACCGCGGCCTGTGCGTCGCGGTCCAGGTCGCGCCAGGCCCGCACGGCGGTCTCATAGGTGTGGGACTGCCGCTGGGTCCACAGATTCTGCGTGGGCGGCCCGTAGGAGTGCCGCAGCTCCTCGACCCGCTGGTGTGCCTGGTCGGCCGCGCGCCACTTCGCCACGAGCTCCTCGAAAGTGCTAGCCACACGAGAAGACCCTAGTCAGCGAAGCGTGATTCCGCGCGCCGAGGGCCTCGCCGCCCGCCCGGCGGTCAGCAGGGACCGGCGTCGGCGCCGGGCGTCTCCCACGGCCGCGGCCCGGTGCCCGCGCGCCAGGCCCGCAGGGCCTCCCCGTCCACGCACACGATCCCGCACTGCCGCGCGTAGTCGATCGCGGGGGCGGTGAAGGCACTGGTGGTGACGACGACCGCGACGTCCGCCCCGTGCACGGCGAAGCAGGTGCCGCCGAAGCGCTGGAGGTCCTGGGAGCCGACGGTGGTGCCGTCGCCGTAGCGCTTGCACTGGATGACGACGCGGCGCCCGTCCGGGGCCACGGCCAGGACGTCGGCGCCGAGGTCACCGGCCCCGCCGACCACCTCGGCCTCGCGGCACCCGTCGCGCACGCAGAGAGCGGCCACCGCGTGCTCGAACTCGTCCGGATCGAGGGCTTCGTAGCCGGTGTCCGGGGCCGGTCCGGCCGCGTCGGCGGCGGCCGCCGGCTCGACGGCCGCGGTGTATGCGACGGTGTATTCGGCGACAGCGGTGTGATCGGCGGCACCGGCCCCGCCGGTGGGCACCGCGGCCAGATCTCGCCCCTGCGCGCCCTCCCCGACCACCGGCTCCCCGGGGCGGGCTGGCTCGTCCCAGACGTCGACCGCCGTACGCGCGGCCTCGTCGAGCGCGGCACCGGCCCGGAGCGCGGCGCGGGAGACGGAGAGGCGGTGGCGGCGGTGCCACAGGGACAGCGCGCCCGCGCCGCCGGCCAGGGCCAGAACCAGCGCCCAGACGGGGCGCCGGTCGACGAGGTCGGCCGCCATGCGGACGGTGAACCCCAGGATGATCAGGAGGATGGCGAGGAGGCCGAAGAACACGGCCGTCCTGCGCAGGTCGAACGGCTGCCGGCGTCGGCCGGATCGTATAGGGCGGGCAGGGACGGCCACGGTGACGGTGCCTCCTCGGGTCGGTGGGACATCACTTCGGCCGTCTGCCCCGAGACCGAAGTCTTGATCGCCCCTCCGCACCCCCGCGGCGCCCTGCCATCATGGTCACCGACCACGGTCGAAGACGGACTCGGAAGTGAGGAAGTGTGGCGGACACCGAGGGAACGGCGATGCCCGAGCGGCTGCTGATCACCCGTACCACCACGGACGACGGCGTCTGTCTCGTGACCGTCGCGGGAGAGATCGATCTCGACGGCAGCGTCCGGTTCCGCGAGGTGCTGCTGTCCTGTCTGCGGACGGGGCAGGGCGCCGTCGCCGACCTGGCAGGGGTCACCTTCATGGACTCCAGCGGCATCAACGCGCTGATCACCGCCCACCAGGCCGCCGAGGCCGGCGGGGTCTGGCTCCGGCTGGCCGCGCCGCAGCAGGCCGTGCGGCGCGTCCTGGAGCTGGTGGGGGTGGACGCGCTCATTCCCAGCTACCCGTCGGTGGCGGAGGCACTGGCCGCCTGAGCCGCCGTCAGCCGCCGCCGTCCCCGGTGCACCGGGGGCGGCGGTCTCAGGTCAGGGGCAGGCGCGCGTACACGGTCTTGCCCGTGGCGTCGGGCTTGGTGATGACCTGGTCGCACAGGCGCGTCACGATCTCCAGGCCGTGCCGGCCGATCCGCTGGGGGTCGCGCGGCAGGAACGTCGGGAACCCGTCGCCGGTGTCCGACACCGCGATCTCGACGCTGCCGTCGACCACGGTCATCCGCAGCCGGCACGGGCCCGGCGCGTGCCGCAGGGCGTTCGTCACCAGTTCACTGGTCACCAGCCGCGCCGAGTCCAGAAAGGTGTCGCCCGTCCGCACCCCCGCCTCGCCGAGCCGGGCGACGAAGTCCTCGACGACGTCCCGGGCGGCAGGGATCACCTCCGTACCGCCGTCGAAGTCCACGACCGTGGACACCGCGGAGCGATCAACGGCATCAGACCTGTGCGCCGGAGTCATGTGGAGCCTCACCGTCCGGTCCTGGGCCCCTTCTTGGAAGCAAGGACCCTGGTCACTCACGATACGCATCGAACCCGTACTCCCCATTGTTTTGCGCGAAGTTCCGCTGGTCCCGCAGCGTTTTGGACATGCTGGACCGGGGCGTGCCGCCGGGCCGGCACACGGGTGTCCGGATCACGGCGGCCGATGCCTGGACATCGTTTCGACGGGTAAGGGGAACTGACACGACTTCACTCACCGCAATGTGCCGCCCGGTTCGGCGGCCGAGGACAAGGGGGGCAGTGATGAAACGTCTGGTTCGCCGCAGGGGCGGTGCCTCACGTGAGTCCGCCGCGCACCGCGCGCGTCATGTCCGGGCGCAGTTGGGAGTGGCGGCCGACATCGCGATCCAGGCGCGGCGCCGTGCCCTGGCGGCGCGCCGGGGGGCGGGTGCGCAGGGCGCGGACGAGCGGGCGCCGCGCGGCCGGGTCACCGTCGACGACGTACTGGCCTGCGCCCATCAGCACTTCGGCCTGACCTCGATCCCCCGCGAGGAGGCGGCCGCCGTGCTGCGCGCCCGCTACGAGCTGCGCGGCTGTCACCGTGATCTCGACACCGACGCCCCCGCCCTCGCGCCCGAGGCGTCCCGGACGGCGGTTCCCGGCACCTGACCTCCGGGGCCCCGGCCGGTGGTCTCGGGGCACCCGCGCCGGAACCCGGCCACGGCACGGCCCCGCCTCCCGGCCGCCCGGTGCGGACCGGGGCCGCGCCCCCCGGCCGTCCCCCGTCCGCCGTCCGGGTGCGCGCCCGGATGCCGTGGCGCATCCTTGCTGTGTCGCCGCGTGACGGGGCACGGACGAGGTGGGCCGATGACGTCAGGCACCGAGGACGCACACCGCAAGCCCGGGCGGCTGGTGACGCCGCTGA
It contains:
- a CDS encoding TetR/AcrR family transcriptional regulator, coding for MTPIRHNGAEEPDRPERPGPPGRSASSDGDAVLDAVRDCVLAVGVRRTTMTDVARRAGVSRMTLYRRWPDVRSLVGDLMTREWIAVATGAMPGRRPGTDTRTRLVEGLVAGVGAFRAHPLFHKIVDVDPELLLPYVLDRRGASQEALLGLLADALREGHADGSVRAAHPERQARSVLLVVQSFALSLRTMTDADDPELSGAAFLAELRTILERTLTP
- a CDS encoding glycerol-3-phosphate dehydrogenase/oxidase encodes the protein MSPAAPPAPRSCRSSLSAARRTRDLAAAVGGPVVDVLVVGLGATGAGAALDAAARGLDVVAVDAHDLAFGTSRWSSKLVHGGLRYLASAQFDVAHESAVERGVLMERTAPHLVRAQPFVLPLTPLVSRGQAALAWAGFRAGDALRLAARTARATLPAPRRLSAVQTRRLAPALRPAGMRGGLLSWDGRLTDDARLVTALARTAAAHGARILTRVRALGLTGTGARVRDELTGEEGEIRARAVINASGVWAGDLVDGIRIRPSRGTHLVLRSDRLGPLPAGLHIPVPGETNRFVLVLPQGDGRVYVGLTDEPVDGDVPDVPEAPETDIGFLLDVLDSVLDVPVHRDDVVGAFAGLRPLLDTSSARRAEGGPRTADISRRHAVLTSPDGVITVVGGKLTTYRRMAEDAVDAAVTARRLGAGPSPTARLPLVGAAPPRVLGALRAPRRLIRRYGTEAPDVHALAGRDPLLGEPLLPGHPVTGAELLWAVRHEGALDESDLLDRRTRVGLVPGDRDAALAAVRTLLGEPPDWRQG
- a CDS encoding restriction endonuclease, giving the protein MAVPARPIRSGRRRQPFDLRRTAVFFGLLAILLIILGFTVRMAADLVDRRPVWALVLALAGGAGALSLWHRRHRLSVSRAALRAGAALDEAARTAVDVWDEPARPGEPVVGEGAQGRDLAAVPTGGAGAADHTAVAEYTVAYTAAVEPAAAADAAGPAPDTGYEALDPDEFEHAVAALCVRDGCREAEVVGGAGDLGADVLAVAPDGRRVVIQCKRYGDGTTVGSQDLQRFGGTCFAVHGADVAVVVTTSAFTAPAIDYARQCGIVCVDGEALRAWRAGTGPRPWETPGADAGPC
- a CDS encoding STAS domain-containing protein; translation: MADTEGTAMPERLLITRTTTDDGVCLVTVAGEIDLDGSVRFREVLLSCLRTGQGAVADLAGVTFMDSSGINALITAHQAAEAGGVWLRLAAPQQAVRRVLELVGVDALIPSYPSVAEALAA
- a CDS encoding ATP-binding protein, encoding MSTVVDFDGGTEVIPAARDVVEDFVARLGEAGVRTGDTFLDSARLVTSELVTNALRHAPGPCRLRMTVVDGSVEIAVSDTGDGFPTFLPRDPQRIGRHGLEIVTRLCDQVITKPDATGKTVYARLPLT